GAGAGAAATCAGAGCACAATACCTGCTGACTGAATCCTGTCAGGCAGTGTGAATGGCGCCACATCTCAGTTGCTCACACGGTCTCCGGTCAGCACCATGTGCGTCTTGAATCCCTGCTACCTGAAGCAGAGCGAAAGAAAGGCCTCTCCGGTCTCCATTCATCAAACGCTGTCATAGAGAAGGGGGCTCATTGttgctgaggtgtgtgtgtggtgaaagcAGCTTGGCTTGGGTTTCACTGTCAGGTTGTGTAGCTTGAGGGTAGAGGAATGTTCATAGAATCAGACAGCAACGCTGATCCAACAATGGATTCGACTTTTAGACAACATACTTCTCTGTGTTAAACCATTTCCTCTTCTGCTATAGGTGGAATGTGGTGAAAAGGGTAATTGTATAGTacagactttaaaaaaaaatgatgcatgATTCCTTTGCAATTTTGAATTGTGTCTCATCACTGGTTGGTCATTAactatacattaaataaaaaagcatatgTTTGGACCTGCTTGTTGTCATATATATGGATACATAGTATTGCATTACAATGGACACTTTATTTATCATACAAAATCTTCCTCTAAAACAATTCCTTCTTTAGTTCCAGATCCAGGTCCGATGGGCTGCCGAGAACTGCGCTCCACGAAGTACATCTCGGATGGCCAgtgcaccagcattaaccccaTTAAAGAACTGGTGTGTGCTGGAGAGTGCCTCGCTGCCCAGATGCTCCCTAACTGGATAGCGGGATATGGTAAAAAGCCGAGGAGCCGCCGAGGCAGCCAGGACTGGCGCTGTGTCAATGACAAGACCCGAACCGAACGTATTCAGCTGCAGTGCCAGGATGGCAGCACCAGGACCTACAAGATCACAGTGGTGACTGGCTGCAAGTGTAAGCGTTACCTGAAACAGCACAACGAATCAGCGAACAAGTCTGAGAGCATCACGCAACGCCAGCAGGTCCACAAGCCCAAAAGCAAGAGGAAGCACCGGAATAGCAAGGTGAAAGGGAACTGGCACGAGTCGGAGTCCTGAGGCACCGaaagtaatgtaaaaaaaaaaaaaaaagactttggaCTACCTGTGAAAGAAGGACTACAGAGCTAAAGAGCTCAGAGGCAGTGTGCATtgaatataaggataaaaaagtTTGATGCCTATTTCAGATGAAGTGGCTTCAAGCTCTGCCTCCAGCAAAGTGCCACACAACCACTGCTCATGCTTCCTATACACTCCATAATGACTGTCAGTTTGGCATTTCACTATATTAAAATGATCACCTGACCATGACCCTGTCTCTCTGCGAGAAATCATATCGTACCACTGGCTGTAATATGCATTGAAAGTCAGAAAACCCTGAATATCTCATGTTTGAGAACAgctgtgtaaataaatacagtccctgtgtgtaatgtgtgtaaatacaaAGCATTTTCATATGTAACTGCAAGATATTTACTTCTTGTTAGCAAGTATACGTTGAtgtaatatattcatgtggTTCATCTAATCTTTCATATACGTGTTGTAATTTTATGCAGGCATTATATTGCACTATTTCATACGATGGCGATTTCGCTGTTTCGGcataaaaagtattaaatggTCAAATTTTATACGTCtcattttgctgtgtttttttgctctcttttccTTCAAATGTCTTAAGGAGCATTTATGCATTAACGATGTCACAGTACATAGCCTATATCATGATTATACACACTTTGCTTGTTGGACATTGGTATGGTGTACACCACGACTCATCAGCTCTGATACAAAACTGGACCACAATATGgcaaatcacattttattttccagcttTATGGAAAGGGGCAACAGGGGGTGGGGGGCACCATCTGATCATTATCCTTCTCATATGCTGGCTTCGTAGTTGCTCAATAATTCCTGATACTTCACAAGATTTCAgttcaaattcattttatttgtgtagtgctTTTAGCAATGGACATAGTttctttacaaagataaatagTATAAAAGATATGAATTTCTAAATCAGTGCCTATAAATTGATCCCatataagtttatctctaataatTGAGCCTGTGGAaaatgtggcaaagaaaaactccctggtatgaggaagaaactttgagaagaTCCAAGACTCAGAAcaaaacccattctcatctgggtggcaccaaatgtccattcattagagTTTCATCATGTCTGAGGTGTACTGTAGTGCTGTTCATGAAAATTGAGATCCTTCCTCATAGCTTTTAAGATTCTCATCACTacaatatcatttatttatataatttaacagGAGTCCTGGATTTCTGGGGTGGCAAGATGCCAATCTGTGCCACCCACGTAGCCACGCCCCTATATAGTCTAAACAGGATcgacttcttgacttgactcaaaTTCTTCTATATAACACAAGGATTTGAGCAAGAATACAGGAAATTcttacaaataatatatttcacTGAGATGGCATGCTGAGGAGTTTTGCTCCCCGATGTGTGTAAGTGCAGATACTCTGCTAAAGCGAAAGTACCGCAGGCTGAATCCCAAATAGCTTCCTATAATCTTTATAGTGCACTATGTAGGCTGAAGAAGCCACTATTTCCACCCCCTCTAAAGTGAACAAGTATAGGAAGGGATTTAGTATTTGGAAGTTAGTTTCTGAACCATCATTTCGGGTTTAGAGTCGTGATTGCAGGCGGTATTTGTTAGCTAGCGGACTAGCCTCGCAGCAAGGAAAGAGCACCGGCCTGGCGACCCGGGGCTTTTCCTGAAATTTTAACCCGACCACGGCGAAGGCAGTATGGGGCGCGACGACGTTGATTTCCCGGTAGCTGTGGTTCTCCCGGCTGCTGGCACCGGGGAGAGGACAGGACTTCAGACCCCCAAGCAGTTCTGCACCTTCCTCACCAGACCACTCATCAGCTTCACCATCGAAACCTTTGAAAGGTACAGTATCTGCACCGCGATCAGACTCTCTCAGAGAAAGCTGAAGACCTGCACATCTCCAGTGAACGTTCCTAATGTGAAACCGGTGATTTATGATGATGAATTACTACCGCTGTTGTATCCAATCAGCCTAAACGCGTGTGTCTACAAATCGCAAGGCTCCGGCGTGTGTTTATAAGTCGATATAAGCGCGCTGCATTGTGGgtcatgcagtttttaaagtCTAGAGGTCCATAAGAAGGAATCACTATCTGGGTTAGCAACCCgatgatgaatggatggataaataggtGGGTGGATGATTTAGTTAGGtcgcttgtttgtttgtttatttgtttgtttgttaagtCACTAGACTTTAGATTgagaggtcatgagttcaaatcccatcccTCTGAGTGAGGCTCTTAATCCTACAGCAGATCACCTTTTTGGCATCTGCCGAATGCCAGAAATGTGATGTATATGTAcggtacagaccaaaagtttggacacaccttctcattcaaagagttttcttcattttcatgactatgaaaattgtagagtcacactgaaggcatcaagggctatttgaccaagaaggagagtgatggggtgctgcgccagatgacctggcctccacagtcaccggacctgaacccaatcgagatggtttaggggtgagctggaccgcagagtgaaggcaaaagggccaacaagtgccaagcatctctcggggaactccttcaagactgttggaagaccatttcaggtgactaccttttgaagctcatcaagagaatgccaagagtgtgcaaagcagtaatcaaagcaaaaggtggctactttgaagaacctagaatatgacatttttcagttgtttcacacttttttgttatgtatataatttcatatataattccacatgtgttaattcatagttttgatgccttcagtgtgaatctacaattttcatagtcatgaaaataaagaaaactctttgaatgagaaggtgtgtccaaacttttggtctgtactgtacataaataGATACAAAAAGATTGATTGACAGATAGATGAGTTGATTATTGATTGCTAGATAAATAtattgtggatttagaaaaagcatacgacagggtgccaagagaggagttgtggtattgtatgagaaagtctggtgtgtcagagaagtatgtgagggtggtacaggacatgtatgaggacagtgtgacagcagtgaagtgtgcagttggaacaacagactggttcaaggtggaggttgaactgcatcaagattcggctctgagccctttcctgtttgcagtgttaatggacaggttgatggacgaggtcatacaggagtctctatggactatgatgtttgcggataatattgtgatttgtggtgagagtagggagcaggttgagaaaaacCTAGAGAAGTGGAGGTACGCACTGGAgggaaggggaataaaagtcagtaggattaagacagagtacatgtgtgtgaatgagagggagggcagtggagtggttcggttgcagagagaagaggtggagaaggtggaggagttcaggtacctggggtcaacagtgcaaagtaatggaagtgtgttagagaagtgaagaaaagagtgcaggcagggtggagtgggtggagaagagtgatagcaggagtgatttgtgatagaagggtatctgcaagagaaaaaggaaaagtttataggactgtggtgagacctgagatgttgtatggattagagacagtggcattgagtaaaagacagaaggtggagctggaggtagcagagctgaagatgttgaggtttttgttggggatggacaggataagaaattagtttattagagggacagcgcatgtaggacatttcggagacaaggtgagggaggcgagattgagatgggttggacatgtgcagaggagggacatggggtatatcagtaggagaatgctgaggatggagccgccaggaaggaggagaagaggaaggcaaaagaggaggtttatgaatgtggtgagggaagacatgcatgtcgttggtttgaaagaggcagatgtagaggacaggggggtatggagacggatgatccgctgtggcgacccctaaagggagaagcggaaagaagaagaagataaatagattgattgattgattttcaaatgttttatggTAGAATTgaaagaaagcccagcagcacaGTAATGTTTATTAGAAAAATAGAATGGTATGAATACGCAAAGCTGAGGCTGATCTCTTTCTAGCACAGATTGtagattcatattttttttttcactttataatTTAGATTATTTTGTTGTATGATGTATATGACAGAtttctgtacatatgacaatacATACATGTACTTATGATTCTCCTTAATCTCTAGACTCACAGGCAGATAAGTCAGGTGACTGACTTGAGTACCATGTCTCtcttttgtaattaaaaaaattcctattgggatgaatacaaaaatctatctatctatctttagcACTTAACAAAAGCACATGGAGGGGGTGATGCATACCTCTAAAACCCTCCCCCTTTTACAGtgaatatcatcatcatctctgcaCTGCTACTAAACCttctatatattttctatttatctgAATCGTAAAATGTTTCGTTTCTGTGTACTTTATGGTATTATTGTCTGCATATATAGTTTGTACTTGCTATTGTCTTTTGGTCTTTATCGCTGCCTTTTATACATTGTACAGTAGTTTCACGAAGAAACTgcgttttgtttttaaatcgcattaaacatgacatttttccttcttctcttctaCCAGAATCCAATGGATCAACTACATTGTTGTTGTAGTTGCTAAGGAGAGCCATGACCTGATGCTGCACATCGTACAACAGTTTCATCATACAAAGGTAAAAGTGGTTGAAGGGGGAACCACGAGACATAGATCCATCTTCAATGGTCTTCAGCTGTTCAGCAAAAGTGCAGAGGGTCCCGTGATTCCAAGACCAAAGGTGGTCATCATCCACGATGCCGTACGTCCGTTCGTAGAGGAAGACTTTCTACTCAAGATCACCCTGGCAGCCAAAGAGCAAGGGGTCAGAGCATTCAGCATGCACAAATGTTCAACTAGGTGGCACCTCATCTACTGTTACTCAGCTACTTTTATAGGAACATTTGTACAACTGTGTATTCAGGCACTCTTTCAATCTGCCAATCATTTGCATATGATTATGCAGAATCAGGTCACGTTATACATTAGTCATCTCAGGCATGGTTGTTGGGATGAGATGGTTGGTATAAAAAGTGCATGGGGATTTTCCTAGTTATTAAACAGAAGAAGACGTAGACTGCCAGCAGTTCTGTGGGCAGAAGTACATATCTGATATAAAAGGGCAGAAGAGAATATCAGCCATgttgaacagaaaagcatttctCAAATGAGCATATTTACAGGTGTCCTATTAAATAAGGTCACTGAATGTAGACAGCAAATCAGATTTAATATAACCAGCTCATACCAGTGTTCATTCTTATGAATGGAAGTGCTCACTTCAGCATTATTAACCTTAATCTCCATCTAATGACTCTATAGTTGATACGCAATTACCCCAATACATACAAGGCTTGGGGCATTTGTTGAGTTGTGTcagttaatgttaaaaaaacatttatataaataaataaatacataaatggaattatatacagaaATTGCCTTTCAAAAGGTGTTAAACTCTCCAAATATACTATTCTCTTACTCACCTGTTTATCAGTACACTAATCACATTAATGCTTCACTGTACTAATGGTTACACATCACAGTCAATTGCAATTTTAACATTGAATCTTATCAAAGGGATAAAACATATAGGAGCTCATTTATTCATGTAAAATTTATATCCTTAttctatttctgtaaagctggttTGCGACGATGATTATAGTTAAAAGCGCTATCCAGAAAAATCAGTATTAAAGTCAAACAGTATTATACCCGAGACGAATTGTTTTTGAATTTTGTCTAATCGTTCATCAGTTTTTAACAATATAACCGTACAACATATTGAAAATCAACAATTCGgcttttaaaatgagaaaaatcagGATCAAACCCCCAAATAATGTCAAACACTGGAGTAGCTTTCCTGTGGTTTTAGGCTGAAAACTGTGTTTATGTTGCACTTATTTtaccaatgaaaaaaaattcaattatgAAAGCATCCGATCTGCGTTTCACATAACTGTTTTTTGGCTGCCCCAACAGCTGCCCCCAGGCTTCCATTATAAACAGGTTTTATGAACTGtttaatgttctttttctcAGATTAGAGAAGTGTGTCGAAATAATTGTCCATGGTAATCGCGTATACACTTCAGATGTGGCTGATGGTCATTAGGTCATAAAGCAATGGAGTGtttcttttcagatttttttttcagttcttttGCGTCTTATGCTAAATCATTCAGAGACCACACGTgaagtaaaagaagaaaaaaagtttgtcGTATTTGAGTAAGGAATGGATGTCTGGACTTCGGATGACATCTTCAAAACGATTGAAGAGAACTGGAAGT
The DNA window shown above is from Silurus meridionalis isolate SWU-2019-XX chromosome 12, ASM1480568v1, whole genome shotgun sequence and carries:
- the sostdc1a gene encoding sclerostin domain-containing protein 1a, giving the protein MRVHKEESRSLVFLVCFLMKTSAAIKNDATEIVYPRMAEDPAEEPADESDLNRARGGGTWSESAARDRAVPDPGPMGCRELRSTKYISDGQCTSINPIKELVCAGECLAAQMLPNWIAGYGKKPRSRRGSQDWRCVNDKTRTERIQLQCQDGSTRTYKITVVTGCKCKRYLKQHNESANKSESITQRQQVHKPKSKRKHRNSKVKGNWHESES